A genomic stretch from Ascaphus truei isolate aAscTru1 unplaced genomic scaffold, aAscTru1.hap1 HAP1_SCAFFOLD_726, whole genome shotgun sequence includes:
- the LOC142486076 gene encoding maximins 4/H3 type 4-like, with protein MFLKALALLALVSIACLVPLGEAKNEVEKQNQLKRMVDLLHGIQALSERDLSEEAYMREIRGFRDVLKGAAKAFVKTVAGHIANGKRSTEEEKAIKRVENVLRDLESMDLSQHASQMQIRGIKDWIKGAAKKLIKTVASHIANQ; from the exons ATGTTTCTAAAGGCTCTAGCTTTACTGGCTCTTGTATCTATTGCCTGCCTTGTACCACTTGGAGAAGCTAAAaa TGAAGTTGAAAAACAGAATCAGTTAAAGAGGATGGTAGATTTACTTCATGGAATACAAGCTCTCAGTGAAAGAGATCTCTCTGAGGAAGCCTATATGAGGGAAATCAGAGGTTTCAGAGATGTTCTCAAAGGTGCTGCAAAAGCATTTGTTAAAACTGTAGCTGGTCATATAGCCAATGGAAAGAGATCAACTGAAGAAGAGAAAGCGATAAAGAGGGTTGAAAATGTACTGCGTGATCTAGAATCTATGGATCTCTCACAACATGCATCTCAAATGCAAATCAGAGGAATCAAGGACTGGATAAAGGGTGCTGCTAAGAAACTAATTAAAACAGTGGCCTCACACATTGCTAATCAGTAA